GCCAGTCTTTATAGTCGATAACCTTCTTGCACTCAGTTGCAGAATTCCTGAGGTACTCAGGATTGGTGGACAATGCACTCACAAATGTAGTAGTGTCTTTTATCCAAAGGCAACAGCAGTCCATGTTGGTAAGAAACCATTTGTGAAGGTTCATACTGACGGAGCTTGCGTGCTCCACCCCGTCTAAGTGGTGCCTGAACTCGGGGCATATGAGAGCACTTCCAGCATAAGCAGCGTCTACATGGAGCCACGCTCCATATCGTTTAGCTACGAGGCCAAGGTCCTCCAACGGATCCACAGCACCAACACCAGTAGTGCCAATTGTGGCACACAGGTAGAAAGGGATCAAGCCTTTTGCTATATCATCAGCCATGGCTGCCTGAACTGCAAGCGGCTGTAGCCTATATCCGGTGGCAGTGGATGTGGGTAGCGACCTAAAATTTTGAGGACTGATTCCAACAATCCTAGCACCCTTTTCTAAGGTGGAGTGTGTTTGGTCAGAGCCATAAACCACAAGCTTGGTGATGTTATCGAACCCAACTTTGCTTAGGACTTTATCCCTAGCAGCGACCAGGGTGCAGACAATTGCTTCGCAAGTGCTTCCATGGAGCACCCCGCCTCCTCCATGGCTGGCATTGTTAGTAGGAAACATGAATGCAGGTGGGAGTTTAAGCATTTGAGCCATCCAGTCCATGACGATGGCCTCGAGCTCGGTCGCAGCAGGAGACGAGACCCAATTAAAACAGACAATGTTGAAGCCACCGCAAAGCATCTCTCCTAGGAACCCAGCTGTGCTAGCATTGGTTTGGAAGTAGGCAAAGAAATTGGGGCTCTGCCAGTGTGTTAGGCCAGGGATGATACTGTTGTTGACATCGAGAAGAATTTTCTCAATGGACTCTGGAGAAGTCGGAAAGGTTTCCGGCAATTGCCTTCGCAGATAACCAGGTTCG
This window of the Nymphaea colorata isolate Beijing-Zhang1983 chromosome 2, ASM883128v2, whole genome shotgun sequence genome carries:
- the LOC116248435 gene encoding tyrosine decarboxylase-like → MATPTSIDAKESARLLDSQEFCQQAHRVVDFIADYYKHIEEYPVLSPVEPGYLRRQLPETFPTSPESIEKILLDVNNSIIPGLTHWQSPNFFAYFQTNASTAGFLGEMLCGGFNIVCFNWVSSPAATELEAIVMDWMAQMLKLPPAFMFPTNNASHGGGGVLHGSTCEAIVCTLVAARDKVLSKVGFDNITKLVVYGSDQTHSTLEKGARIVGISPQNFRSLPTSTATGYRLQPLAVQAAMADDIAKGLIPFYLCATIGTTGVGAVDPLEDLGLVAKRYGAWLHVDAAYAGSALICPEFRHHLDGVEHASSVSMNLHKWFLTNMDCCCLWIKDTTTFVSALSTNPEYLRNSATECKKVIDYKDWQIALSRRFRSIKLWLVLRAYGVDKLREHIRSDVMLAMVFEKLVMADARFEVAAPRRFAMVCFRLGANGEHDQSMLNRKLLEAVNSTGKLYITHTVAAGVYMLRFAIGATLTEERHVRAAWTVIQEEARLLLTQRPQLL